In Helicobacter pylori Shi112, the genomic window TGGAATGACGATCACGACCCTATCTTTTTTATTCACAACGCCAGAAGTGTTTGTCAATCAGCATTTCCCATGGCTTTCTGGGGCTGGAAGGTTAGTGGTTAAAGATTTGGCGTTATTTGCTGGAGGCTTGTTTGTGGCCGGGTTTGATGCGAAACGCTATTTAGAGGGGAAAGGGTTTTGTTTGATGAATCGCTCATCGGTAGGGATTAAAACTAAATGCTCTAGCGGGTGTTGCTCTTAAAGAGCGAACGCCTTAAAGTAGGCTTAAAGCCTACTAGAAGAATCTTGGTTAGCGCCTTTTTTGTAAATGATTGTTTTTAAAATGTGGCGTTTGACAAAGGAATTAACACTCTCTACTTCTTCATCAGCTAATCGTCTCAAAACATCATGCTCGTCTTTAGAGAGATAAAAAGTCACTGAAAAATTGCGTTTCAACTCATCTACAGCGACACGCTTACGACCGGGTTTTATATTTTTATTTTCTAATTCCATTAAAATTTCCTTTTTTAGTTAGTGTGTAGTAATATCATAACGGCTATTCTAACATGAAATAAACGCCATTTTATATTAAATCTAAAGAAAAATATTTTTAGATGTGCTAGAATACCCATTTGTTACAAGATAAGCTTTTTTATCAAAAATAATGATGACATAGGGGTAACAAGTGGCAATAAACACCTTTTTAAAACATTCTTTTCTGGTCTGTTTGTTAGCGGTTAATTCTTACGCTTTTGACTGGAATATTTTTAAATATAATTTGGGTTTCAATATGTTTATCATGGACCATGAAGGCTCAACGCCTTATTGGGTCAATACTAACACCAATCTTAAAACCCGTTTGACTCCAAATTTTGGGATCCAATTTTATACAAAAGGTGTGGAGCAAAGCCTTACTGTGGGGGCGTATTTTTTTCAAAACTTCCATAACTACAGCACTAATTTTCCCTACCGCTGGGGGCCTACTATGTATTATAAGGCTAGGGGGAAGCGTTTTACTTTTTATGGTGGGATTTTTCCCAGGAAAAACCTCTTAGGAAGGTATGGTTTGAATATTTTTGCCCCTTATTATTGGTTTATAGATCCAAACGCTAGAGGGTTTTTATTGCAATTTCAAAACCATTATTCGCCTTCAAAACCCTATTATGGGCATGCGGAGTTCATGCTAGATTGGTTTGGAGGCAATTGTTACAACACTTGTAAATTCGGAAGAAACCCTTATGGGAACGCAATGGACAGGTTTCAAATGAACGGCTCTGTCGCTTATAATTTCTTTAAGGATTTATTGGGTATTGGAGGGTATTTTGTCTTGTTCCATAACGAAGACAAATACCTTTTGAATGGGGCTGATGGCATGCAGTTTAATGAAAAAAAAGCGATTGACAATAATAATATTTATCTTATGGATCGCCTCTACTTTAACGCTTACATAGGGACAAGCCTTTTAGACATCGCCCCCTTTATGGAAAAACTCAACGCCAGTTTTGGTATGGTTTCTGAATCAAGCCGATTAAGGCAAATTCACAAAAATGTGCCTTTTATGAACAGCGTGGGCGGGCAATTTGATGTGGAGATTCAATATAAAGGCTTTGGAATACACAATTTATTTTTCTTCGCCAAGACCCCAGAAATGCCTTTTTATAACCAATACCAGTATGTTGAAATGTATTGCACGCCTTCTTATTGCCCCACGCCTATTTATCGCGGCGTGCCATTCTTTCAAGCCAACATGTATAATCGTTTTGATTTGTATTACAATTGGAAAAACGACTTCGCATCGGTCCGCATCAACTTCGTGCTTAATGCGATGCGTGGGGGCTTTGATAGGAGCTTGCCTTGGTCAGAATCTTACCAAGTGTATATGACGGTTGCCTTTGATCCTTACAACCTTATTAACAAAATTGCTAGAAAAAAGTGAAAATTCTTGACAACCAGTTAATTCGTCTTATATAATGCTATTTCATTTGTAGCCATTGTTAAGCAATGATTTTAAGCTATGGAAAAGAGGTGATAGCAGTATGCCAGGGATTAAGGTTAGAGAAGGCGATGCGTTTGATGAAGCTTATAGGAGATTCAAAAAGCAAACCGATCGCAATTTGGTGGTAACAGAATGCCGCGCTAGAAGGTTCTTTGAGTCTAAGACTGAAAAACGCAAAAAACAAAAAATCAGCGCTAAAAAGAAGGTTTTAAAGCGTCTTTATATGTTAAGGCGTTATGAATCAAGACTATAAGAACTTGAACAAATTTAAAATTTAAGGACTATTGAATAATGCAATTCACAGGGAAAAATGTTCTCATTACTGGGGCTTCTAAAGGCATTGGGGCCGAAATCGCCAAAACTCTCGCTTCTATGGGGCTGAAAGTTTGGATCAATTACCGCAGTAATGCTGAAGTGGCTGACGCTTTGAAAAATGAGCTTGAAGAAAAAGGCTATAAGGCAGCTGTCATTAAATTTGATGCGGCTTCTGAAAGCGATTTTATTGAAGCGATACAAACCATTGTCCAAAGCGATGGAGGTTTGTCTTACTTGGTGAATAACGCCGGTGTGGTGCGCGATAAATTAGCGATCAAAATGAAAACAGAAGATTTTCACCATGTTATAGACAATAACCTCACTTCAGCGTTTATAGGTTGCCGAGAGGCTTTAAAGGTGATGAGCAAAAGCCGTTTTGGGAGCGTGGTCAATATCGCTTCTATCATTGGTGAAAGAGGCAATATGGGGCAGACAAACTACTCAGCGAGTAAGGGGGGGATGATTGCGATGAGCAAGTCCTTTGCTTATGAGGGAGCTTTAAGGAATATTCGTTTCAACTCTGTAACGCCCGGTTTTATAGAAACCGACATGAACGCCACTTTAAAAGATGAACTCAAAGCGGATTATGTTAAAAACATTCCTTTAAACAGGCTAGGGTCTGCTAAAGAAGTGGCAGAAGCGGTAGCGTTTCTTTTGAGCGATCACTCTAGTTACATCACTGGAGAGACTCTCAAAGTCAATGGCGGGCTTTATATGTAGTCCTAAACAAAGGGTTCTTTTAGCGATAAAAGTTTGTAAGTGGCGAAAATCATGCTAACATTATGAGGTTATTCTAAAACAAAGAGGTTATTATCAAATGGGGATTATTTACTTAATATTGTTTCTCATTGTAATTTATTTGTTGTATAGGATTTTAGATGTTTTGGAGCAAAAATAAACGCTCCAATGATGGTTGATTTAATTTTTACAAAAACAAGGGAGTTTTAATTATGGCTTTATTTGAAGATATTCAGGCAGTTATTGCTGAGCAGTTGAATGTGGATGCAGCACAAGTTACGCCAGAAGCGGAATTTGTGAAGGATTTGGGTGCGGACTCTTTAGATGTCGTGGAATTAATCATGGCGTTAGAAGAAAAGTTTGGCATTGAAATTCCTGATGAGCAAGCGGAAAAAATCGTCAATGTGGGCGATGTGGTGAAGTATATTGAGGATAATAAACTAGCTTAATCTTTTTAACTTGGAGCGTTTTCTCCAGGTTTTAGTCAAAAATTTGGCTTTAGCTAAAATCTAGTTTTATCCCAACAGTGCAAAAAACTCTGTCCTTTAGGGTGCAAGGTGCAAGTGCATAGCTGTTAGGCTATATTCAAGCTAAAAGAGATTAAAATACCACCAGTCTTTTTGGGGTAGGAAATATCCATGCAGACTATAAAGAACAAAGCCTTTCGTGTTAGCATTCAATGGAATGCTTTAGTTAGGAAGCCCCTTACTTTTAGAAAGGGGCGGTTTCACTGAATTAAAGTTTTGAAATGAGGAGCTATTGGTGCGTCGGATTGTAGTAACTGGAATGGGAATGATCAATTCGCTAGGTTTAAATAAAGAAGATTCTTTTTTAGCGATCGCTAAAGGGGAATGCGGTATCAAAAACATAGAAAGTTTTGATGCGAGCGCGTTTCCTGTGCGTATCGCTGGAGAAATCACTGACTTTGACCCTACAGAGGTGATGAATCCCAAAGATGTTAAAAAGGCGGGTCGTTTCATTCAATTAGCCTTGAAAGCCACAAGAGAGGCGATGAAAGATAGTGGGATTTTAGACGCTCACAATAGATGCCCTGAAGAATTGGCAAATCGCATGGGCGTAAGCTCTGGCTCTGGGATTGGTGGGTTAGGCAATATTGAAGCGAATTCCATTTTTTGTTTTGAAAAAGGCCCTAGAAAAGTCAATCCCTTTTTTATCACTTCTGCGTTAGTGAATATGATTGGTGGTTTCACTTCCATTGAGTTTGGCATTAAAGGGCCTAATCTCTCTAGCGTAACGGCTTGTGCAGCAGGCACTCATGCCATTATTGAAGCCGTTAAAACCATTTTGCTTAATGGGGCTGATAGAATGCTAGTCGTGGGAGCGGAATCCACCATTTGTCCCGTAGGGATTGGGGGGTTTGCGAGCATTAAAGCCCTTTCTACAAGGAATGATGAGCCTAAAAAAGCTTCAAGACCTTTTGATAAGGATCGCAATGGTTTTGTAATGGGCGAAGGTGCTGGGGCTTTAGTGCTTGAAGAATACGAGAGCGCGAAAAAAAGAGGGGCAAAAATTTATGCAGAATTTGCCGGATATGGCGAGAGCGGCGATGCTAACCATATCACAGCCCCGGCTCCTGAGGGTGAAGGGGCTTTTAGAGCCATGAAAATGGCTTTAGAAATGGCGAAAGTGGAAGTAGGCTATGTGAATGCTCATGGGACTAGCACGCATTATAACGATTGGTATGAAAGCATCGCTCTAAAAAATGTGTTTGGCTCTAAAGAAAAAGTCCCTCCCGTTAGCTCCACTAAAGGGCAGATTGGGCATTGTTTGGGCGCTGCGGGCGCGTTAGAAGCCGTTATTTCTATCATGGCCATGAATCAAGGGATCTTACCTCCTACCATCAATCAAGAAACGCCTGACCCAGAATGTGATTTGGATTATATCCCTAATGCGGCCAGAGAAAAGCAAGTGGGTGCGGTGATGAGTAACTCATTTGGTTTTGGTGGCACTAATGGTGTTGTGATTTTCAAAAAAGCCTAGTTTTACAAAGTTAGGATTTTGAATGGCCATTTATTTAGATTTTGAAAATCATATTAAAGAGATTCAAAATGAAATTGAATTAGCCCTTATTAGAGGCGATGAAGATGCTAAAGAAATCTTAGAAAAAAGATTGGACAAAGAAGTTAAAAGCATTTACTCCAATCTCACTGATTTTCAAAAACTCCAATTAGCAAGACACCCTGACAGACCCTACGCTATGGATTACATTGATTTGATCTTAAAAGATAAGTATGAAGTCTTTGGGGATAGGCACTATAACGATGATAAAGCGATCGTGTGTTTTATAGGGAAAATTGATAATGTTCCGGTTGTGGTGATCGGAGAAGAAAAGGGCAGAGGGACTAAAAACAAGCTCTTAAGGAATTTTGGCATGCCTAACCCTTGTGGCTATCGTAAGGCTTTGAAAATGGCAAAATTTGCTGAAAAATTTAATTTGCCTATTTTGATGCTCGTAGATACAGCCGGGGCGTATCCGGGGATTGGCGCAGAAGAAAGAGGTCAGAGTGAAGCGATCGCTAAAAACCTCCAGGAATTCGCTTCCTTAAAAGTCCCTACCATTTCTGTAATTATCGGTGAAGGGGGCAGTGGTGGCGCGCTAGCGATTGCGGTGGCTGACAAATTGGCTATGATGGAATATTCCATTTTTAGCGTTATATCCCCAGAAGGTTGCGCGGCGATTCTTTGGGATGACCCTAGCAAGACTGAAGTGGCTATTAAAGCGATGAAGATCACGCCTAGAGATTTAAAGGAAGCAGGGCTTATTGATGATATTATCTTAGAGCCTAGCAAAGGGGCTCATAGAGACAAATTTTCAGCCGCTAACACGATCAAAGAGTATTTTTTGGACGCTCTAAGGACTATCCAACAAGATCCTCATTTCCTTGACAACCGCTATCAAAAATTAATGTCGCTTGGTTCGTTTGTGGAGAGCATGAATTAGATCTATAAAAAACATTGTGTGTTTAAACTTTATTTTAAACCCATTCTCTTAAAGAAATAAGGGGTATTTTGAAATAATTCCCCCCTACAACTAAAATTCCCCCTAAAGAACGCTTTAAAAATACCGCTTGAATAAGCTCTTTACTATCCGATCTTAAAAAATGCAATATTTTTTTATAACTAACGCTCAATAAAAGCAAAGCCAAATTTTTCACTCCTTGCTATCATTTTATCGGCGTGTTGAATGAAAGCGTTCTCATTTTACAATACAAAAGTTAGGTCTAATGGTATTTTTAAAAAAGAAAGAAATCCCATGGTTACACATGAAAAATCAAAAGCCGCTTTTCTAGGAATTGGTCTTTAAGGAATAGGGGTAGGCATTTTGCATCTTCAAGCGTGTATTTTTTCTCATTTTTTGTCATTACAATGGCGTTTGGCAAAAAGATAAAATCTTTAAAACTCGCCTTGGAATTTCTATTGTTAGTAGCACTTTATTTCATTATTGCTTGGTGCTCTACACACACTAGCGCATTTATTTTTTGTATGGTTTATTAATTGGTGGGCTGTCCTTTTTATAGAAATGAGAATCTGGGCTTATTAGTAAGCTGTTTTATTCCAGTCAATAAGGTTATCCCCTACTTAAGGCATCGCATCAAAAACCACGCTAATCCCATTTTTTAAAATGATAGGGTTTTTTGCGTCAGTGATATGGATAAAACGCACGCCATCAAGCAAATTAAGAGCGATTTCTTGTTGTCTGTTTTCTTTAGCAATGATTTGAATGATCTTTAAGTTTTCATCATAAAAGATCACTTTGGGTTGCCATAAAGGGTTATTAGAGCTTATTTTTAAATACGCATTCTGATTCACGCTCAGCCAGTATTTCCCGCTCGCTTCCTTAAACTCCACAGGATCGCTACTCAAAACTAAAGCTCTCGCACTAGGAAGCTTGACTTCTTGTAAAGAAAAGTCGTATTCCCACTCTTTTAAAGACACCCGTCTAATATCTGTAAAATCAAAACCATGCCTTTTCATTGTCTCTATCAAAATGTTAGGGTCTAAAACGTATTCCGTTTTAAGCTCGTATGAAAAAATATTCTCGCCCAAAGAGCTTTGCATTTTAATGGGCAAAACATACGAATACCCCATCATGCTCAAAGAATTATTAATGCTTTTGGCAAACGCTAGGGGATTGCTTGAAGCCTTGAAAGTGATTTTTAACATGCTTGGCTTGTTAAAATTAAAAGACAAAAGCCCGTTTTCTTTGAGAGTGTTGAGCAGTTTCAAGGAATCCAAACGCCCCATTGCATAGAAATCCTTACGATTTTTAAACAAACGCTCTAAAAAAAGCTTGTTCGTATGATAAGCCCGCTCCCCCATTAAATTCTCAATCTTATCGTTTAAAGCATCAGCGCTTAATAGCGTTCCCCCAACAATAAAAGCTAAAAAAAGGTTTTTCATTGCTGGAGTTCTTTGTATTGGGCCTCATTGATGAGCGTCAAGCCTTTAGCTGGCTCGTATAAAAACCGCCTAGCTTTGTTATCGTTATAATTTTGTGCTTGATTATTGTTTTTAAGGATAAGATACCCATGCCCAAAACGCAACAACAAGCGGTGGTTTTTGGTCTCTAAAGAATAATTTTTTTTAAAAACTTTTTGAAAAGAGTTTTTTTTCTCATCTAAATCAATCACTTCCACCCAAATATCTCGTTTAGGGATAATATAAATGGTATTAGGATATTCTTTGATCGCTTCTTTTTCTTGCTTGTCTTGTTCTGTTTGTTTTTCTTGTTTTTCTTCTGGCTTAGGCGTTGTCTCTGGCTTGTTTTCTTCTGCAAGATTAGCTTTATTGAAAGAATTCTTTTTAGTGCCGGATTTAATAGCGCTTTCTTGCTCTCTTTCTTCTTTTAAAGAAGAGCTGTTTTGAATGATAACGACCGCCAAAACAATGACAATCACCCCTAAAATCAAAACAAAGGGCTTCCATTTGGAAGATTTTTTGGATAATGAAGTATTGGCTTGATTGATGCTGTAATCCAATTCAACCTTAAGGGGTTTTTTTGCTGTTTCTTCAGGATCTGTTTCTTGATTTTTCTCTTCACTCACGCTCTCTTTAAAAACACACACTTTGTCAAATTCTTTCATCCATGCGCTCAAATCAATTTTATACTCGCGCTCTAAAATTTGTATAAAGCCCCTAGCACGCACCCTTGATAAAGACTCATAGCGTTTTTCCAAGATAGAATGGATATTTTTAGAAGCGATTTTAGTCGCCTTGCAAATTTCTGCTACTCCAACTTCTTTTAAAATTTGCAAATTTTTATCTAAATTTTTAAGCGATAATTCTTCCAATGCCGCACCAGAAATATCTTTAGAAATGTTTTGAACATCAGTAAGATCTAAATTTTCTAAACTTTTTTTATGCTGTTCCATTCAATTGACCACCTAGTTGATTTTATCCATTAAGATCCCTGCTGCCACGCTCACATTGAGCGAATCAAAATCTCTTCGCATTTTTACGCTTAATATAGTGTCCATTTTAGCGAGGATTTTTTTAGACAACCCCTCATGCTCGCTCCCCAAAAAAAGAGTGCATTTTTTTAAGGATAGATTTTCTACTTGACTAGAGCCTTGCATGCTCGCACCCAAACATAAAAACCCGCTCGTTTTCAATTCATTGATTAAATCCAGCGTGTTAGGCGCAACGCTAAAAGGCAAATCATACATAAGCCCCAAGCTGGATCGCACAATCCCCTCATAAGCCAATTCTTTAGCAAAATCTAAAATAACGCCATCCATTCCTAAACAATACGCGCTCCTAAAAATACCCCCAATATTCCCCACATCCGTAATCCCACAAAGCACCAAAAGTTTTTGAGCTTTTTTAATCTCTTTTAAAGGAACCGCTAAAGGCAGTTCCACCTTAGCTAAAACCCCTTGATGGTTCCCCCCCTTAGCCAAGCTTTGCGCTTTTTTATTATCCACTTTGATGATATTAGGGCATGCTTTTTTGAGCGCGAAAAAAAGCTTTTTGTCTATTTCTTTAGAAAGATAGATTTCTTGCAATTTTTCTTGATGAGAGTTTAGAATGTGCATGATCACTTGCTTGCCATAAATTACTGCTTGCATGCTAAACCCCTTTTATTGATTTTTTTCTTCTAACAAACGCTGGAAATAAAGCTCTTTAGCGTTTTTTTGTGTCATAGCGGCTTCAATTTTAGCCTTAATTTTAGGAGGTAAATCCAACTCCAATAACGCCGATAGCCCCAGGCAAGGCTCTATTTTTTTTTCATTCAAAAGCACTAAAACCCACTCCCCTTGGATATTACTTTGTTGCAACCGCTCTATGATTTGAGAAATCTCTCCTAAATAGTATTGCTGGTGGAGTTTGGTAAGCTCTTTAGCCGCAAACAAATGCATGCCTTTAGCCAAATCGTTTAAATCCTTTAAAGTCTCTAGCAATCGGTGCGGGCTTTCATAAAAAACCACCGGAGTTTTTTCTTCTAAATACGCTAAAGCGTTTAAAATTTTAGCGATTTTTAAGCGCCTTTCCTTACTCTTATGAGGTAAAAAGCCGGCGTAAAAAAACCGCCCTTCTAAAAACCCGCTCGCGCAAAACGCCGTAGTGAGCGCGTTAGCCCCAGGCAAAACATCGTAGGGAATGTCATGTTTTAAAGCGTGAGCGACTAAACTCATGCCTGGATCGCTCAAACTTGGCATGCCCGCATCGCTCATCACAGCGATTTCTTTGTCAAAAAAAGAAAGCTCTACTTTGTTTAAAAATTCCTGGTCATTGTGCGAATGGAATGCGATAAACTCCCTTTTTTGAGTGGCGATATTAGGGAAAGAATGGCTAATAATAGGGTTTTGTGTAAACAAGTGCAACAACCTCTTACTCACCCTTGTATCCTCGCATAAAAAAACCTCGCAACGCCCTAAAACTTCTAAGGCGCGTAGCGTAATGTCAGCGAGATTACCTATAGGAGTGGGCAAAAAATACAGCACAAAAAGCCACGCTTTTTAAAAGAGTTACTTCAAGTTGTAGCGTTGCTTGAATTTCTCTACTCTCCCTGCAGTGTCAGCGATTTTATCGCTACCGGTATAGAAAGGGTGGCAAAAGCTAGAAATATCAATACGCATTTCAGGTCTAGTGCTTAAAACTTCAATTTCTTTCCCGCTAGTTACGCAAGTAACTTTGCATGGGATATATTCAGGGTGAATGCCTTTTTTCATCAAGTATCCTTTATTTTTAAATTTAAACTTAAAATTATAGCATAAGTAACAATAAATTAAAACCACTCTAAAGTTAAAATAAAATTTGACTTTGTTAAAAAACTTATGATAGCATGATCATTACAAAATCCAACACCTTATGGCATCCACCATTTTAATTTAAATATCTTGTTGGTTACACCATTTTGCCTTATTTGCTTTTTGTATTTTTTATCTTAATTGCAACAAACTAGAAACCTCTTTTTGTTAAAAGGAAATTTAATGAACGAAAACGCGCCTGCACACAAGAGTCCGCACAAAGTCAAAACACACACGCCAGTGAGCGGTTATCACATTGAAGATTTACGCACCTACCCTACTGAAAAGCTTTTAGAAATCGCTAACAAGCTCAAAGTGGAAAACCCCCAAGAATTCAAACGACAAGACTTGATGTTTGAAATTTTAAAAACCCAAGTTACGCAAGGCGGATACATTCTTTTTACCGGGATTTTAGAAATCATGCCTGATGGCTATGGCTTTTTAAGGGGGTTTGATGGGAGTTTTTCAGACGGGCATAACGACACTTATGTCAGCCCTTCTCAAATCAGGCGTTTTGCTTTAAGGAATGGCGACATTGTTACCGGTCAAGTGCGATCCCCAAAAGATCAGGAAAAATACTACGCCCTTTTAAAAATAGAGGCCATCAATTATTTGCCTTCAGATGAGATTAAAAACCGCCCTTTGTTTGACAATCTAACCCCCCTATTCCCGGATGAACCAATCAAATTAGAATACGAACCCACTAAAGTTACCGGCAGAATGCTGGATTTATTCAGCCCTGTGGGGAAAGGTCAAAGGGCTTTGATCGTCGCACCACCAAGGACTGGGAAAACGGAGCTGATGAAAGAACTCGCCCAAGGCATCACCTCTAACCACCCTGAAGTGGAACTGATTATCCTTTTAGTGGATGAGCGCCCTGAAGAAGTTACGGATATGCAACGAAGCGTTAAAGGTCAAGTTTTTAGCTCCACTTTTGATTTGCCCGCAAACAACCACATAAGAATCGCTGAGTTGGTGCTAGAAAGGGCTAAAAGGCGAGTGGAAATGGGAAAAGATGTGGTGGTTTTATTGGATTCTATCACCCGTTTAGCCAGAGCGTATAACGCTGTAACGCCTTCAAGCGGTAAGGTTTTAAGTGGGGGCGTGGATGCGAACGCCTTGCACAGGCCCAAGCGCTTTTTTGGAGCCGCAAGGAATATTGAAGAAGGCGGGAGCTTGACGATTATCGCTACTACATTGATTGAAACGGGATCTAGAATGGATGAGGTGATTTTTGAAGAATTTAAAGGCACTGGGAATAGCGAAATCGTTTTAGCGAGGAATATTGCAGACAGGCGCATTTACCCGGCCTTTGATATTTTAAAATCCGGCACACGAAAAGATAATATCTTGCTTGGCAAAGACCGCTTGACTAAAGTGTGGGTTTTAAGGAATGTGATGCAACAAATGGATGACATAGAAGCCTTAAGCTTTGTGTATTCTAAAATGCAACAAACTAAGGACAATGAAGAATTTTTAAATTTAATGAATGAAAAATAAAATCCCTAATTAATCCCATTAAATTAAAAAAGTGTCATGAAAATAGGCGTTTTTGATAGCGGTGTGGGAGGGTTTAGCGTTTTAAAAAGCCTTTTAAAAGTGCAATCATTTGATGAAATCATCTATTATGGCGATAGCGCTAGAGTGCCTTATGGCACTAAAGACCCCACCACGATCAAGCAATTTGGCTTAGAGGCTCTGGATTTTTTCAAACCGCACAAGATTGAATTATTGATTGTGGCATGCAACACAGCGAGCGCTCTAGCCTTAGAAGAGATGCAAAAGCATTCCAAAATCCCTATTGTGGGCGTGATTGAGCCAAGCATTTTAGCGATCAAACAACAAGTAAAAGATAAAAACGCCCCTATTTTAGTGTTAGGGACAAAAGCGACGATTCAATCCAACGCTTATGATAACGCCCTGAAACAACAAGGATATTTGAATGTTTCGCATTTAGCCACTTCTCTTTTTGTGCCTTTGATTGAAGAAAATATTTTAGAGGGCGAATTGCTAGAAACTTGCATGCGTTATTATTTCACTCCATTAGAGATCTTGCCTGAAGTGGTTATTTTAGGTTGCACGCATTTTCCCTTGATCGCTCACCAAATTGAGGGCTATTTTATGGAACATTTTGCCCTTTCAACGCCCCCCCTACTCATCCATTCTGGCGATGCTATTGTGGAATATTTGCAGCAAAAATACGCCCTTAAGAAAAACGCATGCACATTCCCTAAAGTGGAATTTCATGCGAGTGGCGATGTGGTTTGGCTAGAAAAACAGGCTAAAGAATGGCTCAAATTGTAAAACGCTAAATGCTTTCCATCCACAAACCCTCGCTTTACTAAAAAATCTAGGTGTTTTTGAATGGTCATAGAATCAATCTCTGTAACTTGCGATAATTCATTAAGATTTAATCCATCCCCAAAAGCATGCAAGCAAAACAGAGTAAATTCCCCCACATCTTCAATTCTTGCTAGATGAAGGCTTAACTTATACCCCTAATAAGGAACACTCACATCCACAAAACCAATGCCATGCTTCATTTTTGCAACTCCTAAAATTCTCTCTTTTTAGTTAGGAATCCCCTTTCTTTAGAAAGGGGTGGTTTTTGCGTTTTTGATATTCCTCAATCCTTTAAGATTTCTGGAAACCACTTTTTGTAACTCCATATTCCGCTTTCTTCGGGCTATAAGATCCTGTAGAAAAGCAATCGGTTAAAAATTGCTCAAAGCCAGACTTAATGTTTTTTACGGCATTGTTGAACTTGGTGGAAAACTTGAACGAATCAGAATAACCTTTCATATTCTTTTGGTTGAATCCAATTTTATCATAATCTGACAAAGGAACGCTTCCCACATTATGCGCAACTATCTTATCATTCACGAGCTTGAGCCACTCAGGGTTTTTTTGCGTTAGCATGCCGGTCGCTTTTTCATTGATTGCTCCATTTTTGACATTGCTATTAATGTGTATGTGGCTGTTAGTAGCGTAATTGTCCAATTTCGCTTGCAAACTAGTAGGCACTTTTTTTGCACCTTCAAACCATAGATTCACAACATTCTTTTTTGTAGAATCTTTGAGTCCATGCATCATTTGTTCTAGATGTGTCATTTGTTGTGGGTTTACAAAAAGACCTGCTTTAGCTTCTAACACTGCCTGATTGAGATTGCCAATTTTCTGAGTCAATTCTTGATCCCTTGAAAGCCCTACCTTACTCCTGAGATTATCATCTCCAGCATGCATTTTCAAAGTATAAGGTCCGCCGAGATCATCAATCGTAACATAAATGGGTTCACGGCCATCTAATCGCGTTGCTAATCGCCCTAATCCTAATCCACTGAAATCGTCCACTCCTTTACTTGCTGATGCAATTTTATTGAGTTTGTCAATTTTTGCACTTACATCTTTAGCAACTTGATCGTAAATGGACCCTTCAGGGCTAGTTACTTGTCCTGTTTTCTTTTTATTAACTTGAGCGTAAATGGGCTCTGCACTGTTTT contains:
- a CDS encoding beta-ketoacyl-ACP synthase II, coding for MRRIVVTGMGMINSLGLNKEDSFLAIAKGECGIKNIESFDASAFPVRIAGEITDFDPTEVMNPKDVKKAGRFIQLALKATREAMKDSGILDAHNRCPEELANRMGVSSGSGIGGLGNIEANSIFCFEKGPRKVNPFFITSALVNMIGGFTSIEFGIKGPNLSSVTACAAGTHAIIEAVKTILLNGADRMLVVGAESTICPVGIGGFASIKALSTRNDEPKKASRPFDKDRNGFVMGEGAGALVLEEYESAKKRGAKIYAEFAGYGESGDANHITAPAPEGEGAFRAMKMALEMAKVEVGYVNAHGTSTHYNDWYESIALKNVFGSKEKVPPVSSTKGQIGHCLGAAGALEAVISIMAMNQGILPPTINQETPDPECDLDYIPNAAREKQVGAVMSNSFGFGGTNGVVIFKKA
- a CDS encoding ribbon-helix-helix domain-containing protein; this translates as MELENKNIKPGRKRVAVDELKRNFSVTFYLSKDEHDVLRRLADEEVESVNSFVKRHILKTIIYKKGANQDSSSRL
- the rsmI gene encoding 16S rRNA (cytidine(1402)-2'-O)-methyltransferase; amino-acid sequence: MLYFLPTPIGNLADITLRALEVLGRCEVFLCEDTRVSKRLLHLFTQNPIISHSFPNIATQKREFIAFHSHNDQEFLNKVELSFFDKEIAVMSDAGMPSLSDPGMSLVAHALKHDIPYDVLPGANALTTAFCASGFLEGRFFYAGFLPHKSKERRLKIAKILNALAYLEEKTPVVFYESPHRLLETLKDLNDLAKGMHLFAAKELTKLHQQYYLGEISQIIERLQQSNIQGEWVLVLLNEKKIEPCLGLSALLELDLPPKIKAKIEAAMTQKNAKELYFQRLLEEKNQ
- the accA gene encoding acetyl-CoA carboxylase carboxyl transferase subunit alpha is translated as MAIYLDFENHIKEIQNEIELALIRGDEDAKEILEKRLDKEVKSIYSNLTDFQKLQLARHPDRPYAMDYIDLILKDKYEVFGDRHYNDDKAIVCFIGKIDNVPVVVIGEEKGRGTKNKLLRNFGMPNPCGYRKALKMAKFAEKFNLPILMLVDTAGAYPGIGAEERGQSEAIAKNLQEFASLKVPTISVIIGEGGSGGALAIAVADKLAMMEYSIFSVISPEGCAAILWDDPSKTEVAIKAMKITPRDLKEAGLIDDIILEPSKGAHRDKFSAANTIKEYFLDALRTIQQDPHFLDNRYQKLMSLGSFVESMN
- the acpP gene encoding acyl carrier protein; its protein translation is MALFEDIQAVIAEQLNVDAAQVTPEAEFVKDLGADSLDVVELIMALEEKFGIEIPDEQAEKIVNVGDVVKYIEDNKLA
- the rlmB gene encoding 23S rRNA (guanosine(2251)-2'-O)-methyltransferase RlmB; this encodes MQAVIYGKQVIMHILNSHQEKLQEIYLSKEIDKKLFFALKKACPNIIKVDNKKAQSLAKGGNHQGVLAKVELPLAVPLKEIKKAQKLLVLCGITDVGNIGGIFRSAYCLGMDGVILDFAKELAYEGIVRSSLGLMYDLPFSVAPNTLDLINELKTSGFLCLGASMQGSSQVENLSLKKCTLFLGSEHEGLSKKILAKMDTILSVKMRRDFDSLNVSVAAGILMDKIN
- the fabG gene encoding 3-oxoacyl-ACP reductase FabG, whose protein sequence is MQFTGKNVLITGASKGIGAEIAKTLASMGLKVWINYRSNAEVADALKNELEEKGYKAAVIKFDAASESDFIEAIQTIVQSDGGLSYLVNNAGVVRDKLAIKMKTEDFHHVIDNNLTSAFIGCREALKVMSKSRFGSVVNIASIIGERGNMGQTNYSASKGGMIAMSKSFAYEGALRNIRFNSVTPGFIETDMNATLKDELKADYVKNIPLNRLGSAKEVAEAVAFLLSDHSSYITGETLKVNGGLYM
- the rpsU gene encoding 30S ribosomal protein S21; the protein is MPGIKVREGDAFDEAYRRFKKQTDRNLVVTECRARRFFESKTEKRKKQKISAKKKVLKRLYMLRRYESRL